The genomic window CTGGACCCACATGTACCTGATGATGCTCACCCTGCAATTCGGCTTCGCCCTGGCTTACCTGGTCCACATCTAACCTGAACCGGTCAAACTTGGTTTTGACAAGAGGATTGGCTAGCCCGCATTATTCATTAGGGGCGAGCTTTGCAGTGCCCGCAAAACACGCGGGCGAACCAAGCACATGGTGCAACGACGCTTGCCGCGACGCGGAGAGGTTCGTTGATTAACGACCAAGGTGTACGCGAGCTTTGCTGCGGCCCAAAGACGCTGGTTGCGAGCAGATTGTGCGTCGTAGTAGAAGCACCATGAGTAATACGGGCTGATGTGCAGCCGAGGTAGTATGGAGTTCGATATCCAAAAAGATCTGGCGATAAAACGCCGCATGATCGAGCAGGCGCTGCAGGACAACCTGCCGGGCGGCGAGCAGGTCCCGGCGGTGTTGGCCGACGCGTTGCGCTACGCGGCGATGGGCGGCGGCAAGCGCTTGCGCCCGGCGCTGTGTCTGGCCGCGGCCCAGGCGTTGGGACACGATCAGCAGCAGGTGCTTCCCGCGGCCTGCGGTGTGGAGTTCGCCCACACCAGCTCGCTGTTGCTCGACGACCTGCCGTGCATGGACGACCACGCTACGCGGCGCGGCAAGGCCACGACCCACAAGGTCTTCGGCGAATCCAACGCGATTCTGGCGGCGATGTCCGCTCTGAGCCACGGTTTCGAGCTGGTGGCACTCAACGCGAGGCAACTCCAGGCGCCGGCCGACGCGATACTGGCCGCGATAAACGAGCTGGGTCAGGCTGTGGGAGCGGCCGGGCTGTGCGGCGGCCAGCAGCTGGACTTGGTCAGCCAGACAGAAGAGGTGGACCTCAATACTTTGCAACAGATCCATCGCCAGAAGACCGGCCTGCTGTTCGTGGCCGCAGTGGCGATTCCTGCATTGCTGCTGGGTGCGGAAGAGCAGATCGTCGACGCCCTGCGCTCGTACGCCCGGCGACTGGGCCAGGCGTTTCAGATCAGCGACGATATTATCGACGTGGCCGAGGACCGCGCATTCGAGGCGCCGGTACGGCACTTAAGCGGAGGCAA from Candidatus Alcyoniella australis includes these protein-coding regions:
- a CDS encoding polyprenyl synthetase family protein; its protein translation is MEFDIQKDLAIKRRMIEQALQDNLPGGEQVPAVLADALRYAAMGGGKRLRPALCLAAAQALGHDQQQVLPAACGVEFAHTSSLLLDDLPCMDDHATRRGKATTHKVFGESNAILAAMSALSHGFELVALNARQLQAPADAILAAINELGQAVGAAGLCGGQQLDLVSQTEEVDLNTLQQIHRQKTGLLFVAAVAIPALLLGAEEQIVDALRSYARRLGQAFQISDDIIDVAEDRAFEAPVRHLSGGNLAGMLGIPAARGLVNDLIASAKEDVEPLGEAGRTLIELAELIRARND